The following proteins are co-located in the Bacteroidota bacterium genome:
- a CDS encoding transglycosylase SLT domain-containing protein produces MKNVWNQVFAFLRRWHRHLLALPALFLLMIFIKLFNFSSGGQVSDEDYRSYFVANYKVFGITIPKDLNFCGEQVPVNDFTVREALERELLVNTYWQSQTVLFHKKANRWFPVIEPILKRNGLPDDLKYVVVVESGFSNVVSPQQAAGFWQFVPGTAEHYGLEISEEVDERYNVEKATQAACELFKDAYKRYNNWTLAAASYNLGMGGVDKQLEKQKSGSYYDLYLNEETARYIYRILAVKEILSRPKAYGYQLRAGDLYPPIPTYAITVDSSITDLAAFAIKQKSTYKILKLMNPWLLKSSLNNPNKKKYTLLFPRNGVKLYGLDEQAETGSTIDSSKYVTPNDVLADSLSRTPLYTVQEGDTWDKLAQRFGMRADELIQANKADAKQQPVRGTQLVIPKR; encoded by the coding sequence ATGAAAAACGTATGGAACCAGGTATTTGCCTTTCTGCGTCGCTGGCACCGGCATTTGCTGGCCCTGCCGGCTTTGTTCCTGCTCATGATTTTTATCAAGCTGTTTAATTTTTCGAGCGGCGGACAGGTTTCAGACGAAGATTACAGAAGTTATTTTGTGGCCAATTACAAGGTGTTTGGTATTACCATTCCCAAAGACCTTAACTTTTGTGGTGAGCAGGTTCCGGTAAACGATTTCACGGTGCGTGAGGCATTGGAACGTGAGTTGCTGGTGAATACCTACTGGCAATCGCAAACGGTGCTGTTTCATAAAAAAGCCAACCGCTGGTTTCCGGTTATTGAACCCATTCTTAAACGCAATGGTTTGCCCGACGATCTGAAGTATGTGGTGGTGGTGGAAAGCGGTTTCAGTAATGTGGTTTCGCCCCAGCAGGCTGCCGGTTTCTGGCAGTTTGTGCCCGGCACTGCCGAGCACTATGGCCTTGAAATAAGCGAGGAAGTGGACGAACGCTACAATGTGGAAAAAGCCACACAGGCGGCCTGCGAACTGTTTAAAGATGCCTACAAACGTTATAATAACTGGACACTTGCAGCGGCATCCTACAACCTAGGCATGGGTGGTGTGGATAAACAGCTTGAAAAACAAAAGTCAGGCAGCTACTACGATCTTTACCTCAACGAAGAAACCGCCCGCTACATTTACCGCATCCTTGCCGTAAAAGAAATCCTTTCCCGCCCCAAGGCTTACGGTTATCAGCTTCGCGCGGGCGATTTGTACCCGCCAATTCCCACCTACGCAATTACGGTTGATTCGTCCATTACTGATCTGGCGGCATTTGCAATTAAACAAAAATCGACCTATAAAATTTTAAAACTCATGAACCCCTGGCTGCTCAAAAGCAGCCTGAATAACCCGAACAAAAAGAAATATACGTTGTTATTTCCCCGAAACGGTGTGAAACTTTATGGTCTGGATGAACAAGCCGAAACAGGCTCAACGATCGACTCATCGAAATATGTTACACCCAACGATGTGCTGGCCGACAGCCTTTCCCGCACGCCGCTTTACACCGTGCAGGAAGGGGATACGTGGGACAAACTGGCGCAACGCTTTGGGATGAGGGCAGATGAGTTGATACAGGCAAATAAAGCGGATGCGAAACAACAGCCTGTAAGAGGAACTCAATTAGTAATACCCAAACGCTGA
- the uvrA gene encoding excinuclease ABC subunit UvrA, protein MAKKTELPPIAESENETLEVIGARVHNLKDVSVSIPRNQLVVVTGLSGSGKSSLAFDTIYAEGQRRYIETFSAYARQFLGDLERPDVDKITGLSPVISIEQKTVNKNPRSTVGTITEIYDFLRLLYARASDAYSYVTGEKMVRYSDEQILELLLESYEGKKVLLLAPVVKGRKGHYRELFEQIRKQGFLRARVDGEVVELTTRLQLDRYKVHDIEIVIDRLEVAAADKQRLAESLKLALRHGKGTIMVAEPGKENVRHFSRHLMCPTSGIAYDDPAPNLFSFNSPYGACHKCNGLGQILEIDVNKIIPNKGKSIKVGGIVPIGEYRASWIFRQLDAIADKYKFKLSDPIREIPEDALNAILFGTDEMLKVKSDSTGSGSSYSLSFEGVVNFLARQEQEGSTGTQKWAQEFMNEAQCPQCHGTRLKKEALYFRVDEKNIAELSAMGLQELSAWMQNLESRISERQRSIGTEVLKEIRARLQFLLDVGLTYLTIDRSSKSLSGGEAQRIRLATQIGSQLVGVLYILDEPSIGLHQRDNVRLIDALKNLRDIGNSVLVVEHDKEMILAADHVLDVGPRAGVHGGQIVAQGTPAELLKFDTLTADYITGRRQIAVPAQRRKGNGKSIVLSGCTGHNLQNVTLDLPLGKFVCVTGVSGSGKSSLINETLYPILSRQFYRSDRKPLPYKKVHGLEHIDKVIDIDQSPIGRTPRSNPATYTNVFSDIRTLFSELPEAKIRGYKPGRFSFNVKGGRCETCQGAGLRTIEMNFLPDVYVLCETCNGRRYNRETLEVRYKGKSISDVLDMTIDQAVEFFEAQPSILQRVKALQDVGLGYITLGQQSTTLSGGEAQRVKLATELARKQTGNTLYILDEPTTGLHFEDIRILLDVLNLLVEQGNTVLVIEHNMDIVKVADHIIDLGPEGGSGGGQILFTGTPEQMVKQLPGFTAKFLKEELEATAKVV, encoded by the coding sequence ATGGCTAAAAAAACAGAACTACCGCCCATTGCCGAAAGTGAAAACGAAACACTCGAAGTAATTGGTGCACGCGTACATAACCTGAAAGACGTTAGTGTTTCCATTCCGCGCAATCAGCTCGTGGTGGTTACCGGTCTCTCAGGCTCAGGTAAATCATCGCTGGCATTTGATACAATATATGCCGAAGGCCAGCGCCGCTACATCGAAACCTTTTCGGCTTATGCCCGCCAGTTTCTGGGCGATCTCGAGCGCCCTGATGTAGATAAAATCACCGGCCTGAGTCCGGTTATTTCCATTGAGCAGAAAACGGTAAACAAGAACCCGCGTTCTACCGTGGGCACCATTACCGAGATTTACGATTTTCTTCGCCTGCTTTACGCCCGTGCCTCGGATGCCTATTCGTATGTAACCGGCGAAAAAATGGTGCGCTACTCCGATGAGCAGATTCTTGAACTGCTGCTGGAAAGTTACGAAGGCAAAAAAGTACTGCTGCTTGCCCCGGTTGTAAAAGGCCGAAAAGGACACTACCGCGAACTGTTTGAGCAAATCCGCAAACAAGGCTTTCTGCGCGCGCGGGTGGATGGTGAAGTGGTTGAACTCACCACACGCCTGCAACTTGACCGCTACAAAGTGCACGATATTGAAATTGTAATTGACCGCCTGGAAGTAGCCGCTGCCGATAAACAACGTCTCGCCGAAAGTCTGAAACTGGCTTTGCGACACGGAAAAGGCACCATTATGGTAGCTGAGCCGGGCAAGGAAAACGTGCGCCATTTCAGCCGTCATCTGATGTGCCCTACATCGGGCATTGCCTACGATGATCCGGCTCCGAATCTGTTTTCGTTCAACTCGCCCTACGGTGCCTGCCACAAATGCAATGGCCTCGGGCAGATCCTCGAAATCGACGTCAATAAAATTATTCCCAACAAAGGCAAAAGCATTAAAGTTGGCGGCATTGTGCCGATTGGCGAATACCGTGCAAGCTGGATTTTCCGCCAGCTCGATGCCATTGCCGATAAATACAAATTCAAACTCTCCGACCCGATACGCGAGATACCGGAAGATGCGCTGAATGCCATTCTTTTTGGTACTGATGAAATGCTGAAGGTGAAAAGCGACAGCACCGGAAGCGGCAGCAGCTATTCGCTTTCGTTTGAAGGTGTGGTAAATTTTCTGGCGCGGCAGGAGCAGGAGGGAAGCACCGGCACACAGAAATGGGCGCAGGAGTTTATGAACGAGGCGCAATGCCCGCAATGCCACGGCACAAGGCTTAAGAAAGAAGCTTTGTATTTCCGTGTGGATGAAAAAAACATTGCCGAACTCTCGGCAATGGGCCTGCAGGAATTAAGTGCATGGATGCAGAACCTCGAAAGCCGCATCAGCGAAAGGCAGCGGAGCATTGGTACGGAAGTATTGAAAGAGATACGTGCACGTTTGCAGTTTCTGCTCGATGTGGGTTTGACCTACCTCACCATTGACCGCAGCTCGAAATCGCTTTCGGGTGGGGAGGCGCAGCGCATCAGGCTGGCTACGCAAATTGGTTCGCAGTTAGTGGGCGTGCTTTACATTCTGGATGAGCCCAGCATTGGTTTGCACCAGCGTGATAATGTACGATTGATTGATGCGCTGAAAAACCTGCGCGATATTGGTAACTCGGTGCTGGTGGTGGAGCACGACAAGGAAATGATTCTTGCTGCCGACCACGTGCTTGATGTGGGCCCGCGTGCAGGTGTGCATGGCGGACAAATTGTGGCGCAGGGTACTCCGGCTGAACTGCTGAAGTTTGATACACTCACCGCCGATTACATTACCGGCCGCCGGCAAATAGCTGTGCCCGCCCAACGCCGCAAGGGCAACGGAAAATCAATTGTACTGAGCGGCTGCACCGGACACAACCTGCAAAACGTAACGCTTGATTTGCCGCTGGGCAAGTTTGTGTGTGTAACCGGTGTGAGCGGAAGCGGAAAATCATCGCTCATTAACGAAACGCTTTACCCGATACTCAGCCGGCAGTTTTACCGCAGCGACCGCAAGCCGTTGCCGTACAAAAAAGTACACGGCCTTGAGCATATCGACAAGGTAATTGATATTGACCAAAGCCCCATTGGCCGCACACCGCGCTCGAATCCGGCTACGTACACCAACGTGTTTTCGGATATACGCACGTTGTTTTCGGAATTGCCGGAGGCGAAAATACGCGGGTACAAACCGGGTCGTTTTTCGTTCAACGTAAAAGGCGGGCGTTGCGAAACCTGCCAGGGCGCGGGCTTGCGCACCATTGAAATGAATTTTCTGCCCGATGTGTATGTGCTTTGCGAAACCTGCAACGGCCGCCGCTACAACCGCGAAACGCTGGAAGTACGCTACAAGGGCAAGTCGATAAGCGATGTGCTTGACATGACCATTGATCAGGCCGTGGAGTTTTTTGAAGCGCAGCCTTCCATTCTGCAACGTGTGAAAGCGTTGCAGGATGTGGGTTTGGGCTACATTACTCTGGGGCAGCAAAGTACCACACTTTCTGGCGGCGAGGCACAGCGTGTAAAATTAGCCACCGAACTTGCCCGCAAGCAAACCGGCAACACGCTGTACATTCTTGATGAGCCTACCACGGGCCTGCATTTTGAAGACATCCGCATTTTGCTTGATGTGCTTAATTTGCTGGTGGAGCAAGGCAATACCGTGCTGGTAATTGAGCATAACATGGACATTGTTAAAGTGGCCGATCATATAATTGATCTCGGCCCTGAAGGCGGCAGCGGCGGCGGGCAAATATTGTTTACCGGCACACCGGAACAGATGGTGAAACAATTGCCCGGCTTTACGGCGAAGTTTTTGAAAGAGGAACTGGAGGCCACAGCAAAGGTTGTGTAG
- a CDS encoding undecaprenyl/decaprenyl-phosphate alpha-N-acetylglucosaminyl 1-phosphate transferase — translation MNNYLVLIYAGFFVATMLISVLLNGLMLRFAQTLGIRENTDQVRWNSRQKPSLGGITFYVLFLFSLACYGIFFPGRGIILLDSELLGILGAITLAFLMGLADDAYNTRPLLKFTVQFACGWILIATGQSIRLFEWEPLNIILTLFWVVGIMNSINMLDNMDAITASVTLFILLEALITLYVTHDASSPLVMLLIGVIGALAGFLFFNWHPSRLYMGDTGSQFLGILLAIVGIRFFWNQPDFGGANFVSKRIVITALAFVIPLADTLSVVINRIRRGQSPFVGGKDHTTHHLSYLGLSDSQVALAFCGISMVNMMLIFVVQGTIVNWGLWHILLFGGFALLVIGTLYAITRYSKPPAPAEDPKS, via the coding sequence ATGAATAATTATCTGGTACTGATTTATGCCGGTTTTTTTGTTGCTACGATGCTTATATCGGTGTTGCTGAACGGGCTTATGCTTCGTTTTGCCCAAACGCTGGGCATACGTGAAAATACCGATCAGGTGCGCTGGAACAGCCGTCAGAAACCCTCGCTGGGAGGTATTACGTTTTATGTGTTGTTTCTCTTTTCGCTGGCCTGTTACGGTATCTTTTTTCCCGGACGTGGTATTATTTTGCTCGACAGTGAGTTGCTGGGCATACTTGGCGCCATTACTCTTGCGTTTCTGATGGGGCTTGCAGATGATGCCTACAACACACGTCCGCTGCTTAAATTTACCGTTCAGTTTGCCTGCGGCTGGATACTGATTGCCACCGGTCAGAGTATTCGTCTGTTTGAGTGGGAACCGCTTAATATTATCCTGACCCTGTTCTGGGTGGTAGGGATCATGAACTCGATAAACATGCTGGATAACATGGATGCCATTACGGCCAGTGTTACGTTGTTTATTTTGCTCGAAGCACTCATTACACTGTATGTTACACATGATGCATCCAGTCCGCTGGTGATGCTGCTGATTGGTGTAATTGGTGCGCTTGCGGGGTTCCTGTTTTTCAACTGGCATCCATCACGCCTTTATATGGGCGATACGGGCAGTCAGTTTCTGGGTATTCTGCTGGCCATTGTAGGGATCCGTTTTTTCTGGAACCAGCCCGATTTTGGTGGCGCCAACTTTGTGTCGAAACGAATTGTAATTACCGCGCTTGCCTTTGTGATTCCGCTGGCCGACACGCTTTCTGTGGTTATTAACCGCATCCGCCGGGGGCAGTCGCCGTTTGTGGGCGGAAAAGATCATACCACGCACCATCTTTCGTATCTTGGGTTATCCGACTCGCAGGTGGCGCTTGCCTTTTGTGGTATTTCGATGGTAAATATGATGCTGATTTTTGTGGTGCAGGGAACGATTGTAAATTGGGGCTTGTGGCACATCCTGCTGTTTGGTGGTTTTGCCCTGCTTGTAATCGGTACGCTGTATGCCATTACGCGCTATTCAAAACCACCCGCTCCGGCCGAAGACCCAAAGTCATGA